Proteins encoded by one window of Shewanella avicenniae:
- a CDS encoding efflux transporter outer membrane subunit has product MMKQYNIRYHLAAIAVCSSLLSGCGALTRSEYQPPALQIPASWQQAQLATEVRLDPWWHSFNNPELNTLINDVLSHNSDLALATLTLKRARLQAGLSRDDLWPQLSSTLSASKSKPLDGGDSSTSYSAELSVSYEVDLWGRVSANIDQAQWSAMASLEDRESTAQSLVATTASLYWQIGYLKQRIQLSQNSIDYAKQTLALTQQQYANGAVSQLNVLEAQRSLAGQEANHSQLVQQLVEAQNAMAILFDRPPAEFPIAIDKLPEGQVPNIGAGVPADILVRRPDVKSALYQLRASLAAKDATFAQYFPSLSLTGAVGDSSEELKELLRNPIGSIGARLTLPFLQWRQMNINNDIADLTYQSAIISYRQTLYKAFEDVDNAISARQQYAYQGEKLQQQYDAAAAAEKIYASQYRNGAVSIQDWLTAQETLRNAEASLLQNRYNQLTAQSTLYLALGGSDIAPELTQ; this is encoded by the coding sequence ATGATGAAACAGTACAATATTCGATATCATTTGGCCGCCATCGCCGTTTGCAGCAGTTTGCTGAGCGGCTGTGGGGCGCTCACCCGCAGCGAATATCAACCACCAGCGTTACAAATTCCCGCCAGTTGGCAGCAAGCTCAGCTGGCGACTGAAGTCAGGCTCGATCCTTGGTGGCACTCTTTTAACAACCCTGAACTAAACACGCTGATCAACGATGTGCTTAGTCACAACAGCGACCTGGCGTTAGCCACTCTGACGCTCAAGCGGGCGCGCTTACAAGCAGGCTTGAGCCGCGATGATTTATGGCCGCAACTGTCATCCACACTCAGCGCCAGCAAAAGCAAGCCGCTAGATGGTGGCGACAGCAGCACCAGTTATAGCGCCGAATTGTCAGTCAGCTATGAAGTGGATTTATGGGGCAGAGTGTCAGCCAATATCGATCAAGCCCAATGGTCAGCAATGGCGAGTCTTGAAGACCGCGAAAGCACAGCACAAAGCTTAGTGGCCACCACGGCATCACTCTATTGGCAGATTGGCTACCTAAAGCAGCGGATCCAACTAAGCCAAAACAGTATCGATTACGCCAAACAAACCTTGGCATTAACGCAGCAACAATATGCTAATGGGGCGGTTTCGCAACTTAACGTATTGGAAGCGCAGCGCAGTTTAGCCGGCCAAGAAGCCAACCATAGCCAATTGGTACAACAGTTGGTTGAAGCGCAAAATGCCATGGCAATTTTGTTTGACCGGCCACCGGCAGAGTTTCCGATTGCCATCGACAAACTGCCTGAAGGCCAAGTGCCCAACATTGGCGCTGGAGTGCCAGCCGATATATTGGTGCGCCGCCCGGATGTGAAATCTGCGCTGTATCAGTTACGCGCGTCACTGGCTGCCAAAGATGCCACCTTTGCGCAATACTTTCCAAGCCTGAGCCTCACTGGTGCAGTGGGTGATTCTTCCGAGGAACTGAAAGAGTTACTGCGCAATCCCATTGGTAGCATTGGTGCAAGGTTAACCCTGCCGTTTTTGCAATGGCGGCAGATGAATATCAACAATGATATCGCTGACTTAACCTATCAATCGGCCATCATTAGCTATCGGCAAACCCTATATAAAGCCTTTGAAGACGTAGATAACGCCATCTCCGCACGGCAGCAGTACGCTTATCAGGGTGAGAAGTTGCAACAGCAATATGATGCGGCGGCAGCGGCAGAGAAAATCTACGCCAGCCAATATCGTAACGGAGCTGTGAGCATTCAAGATTGGTTAACGGCGCAAGAAACACTGCGTAATGCAGAAGCATCACTGCTGCAAAACCGCTACAATCAACTTACTGCGCAATCAACCTTGTATCTGGCCTTAGGCGGCAGTGATATTGCGCCCGAGCTGACACAGTAA
- a CDS encoding HD-GYP domain-containing protein has product MGRSLTIDLRQMILAIETAVSLVGINDTNHGKRVGYIAIQIGRELGLSDSDLQYVFDLGLLHDCGVSSEQTHKNLVNHFDWQDAHIHCDIGYHLLQGFAPLAKFAVPILYHHTPWPQLQHQSLSDYDKRMANLIFLADRIDVFAATHYHRDILLVKHKIYKMIAAYTEEYFDPELVAAFEQVAQCESFWISLEDRHITRYSWNMGLLGSQQLLALSQIKQLSLIISYIVDQKSPFTAQHSVKVAELAKFLARQYGLSAAQCEKIEIAALLHDVGKLHIPDHILDKPGPLNRIERSVMNRHSYETYEILRQIDGLQEIARWAAYHHESVNSAGYPFHPSEQDFSIEARIIAVADVFQALVQDRPYRIGMAPDEVLNIITAYVEQGKLDSGLVALVQQQLDECYQIAKGSLASHNLAYLAQLIPETSCA; this is encoded by the coding sequence ATGGGGCGTTCGTTAACCATCGATTTACGGCAGATGATTTTGGCCATCGAAACCGCAGTATCCTTGGTGGGCATCAATGATACCAATCATGGGAAACGGGTAGGCTATATTGCCATCCAGATTGGCCGAGAATTAGGGCTGAGCGATAGCGATTTACAGTACGTGTTTGATTTAGGATTACTGCATGACTGTGGCGTGTCATCAGAGCAAACTCATAAAAATTTGGTGAATCACTTTGATTGGCAAGATGCGCATATCCATTGCGATATCGGTTATCACTTGCTGCAAGGGTTTGCGCCACTGGCTAAGTTTGCTGTACCTATCTTGTATCACCACACACCGTGGCCACAGCTGCAGCATCAATCCCTCAGTGACTACGACAAGCGCATGGCCAATCTTATTTTCTTGGCTGATCGCATCGATGTCTTTGCCGCAACCCACTACCATCGCGATATTCTGCTGGTGAAACACAAAATCTATAAAATGATTGCGGCGTACACTGAGGAGTATTTTGATCCCGAACTCGTCGCTGCATTTGAACAGGTGGCGCAATGTGAGTCATTTTGGATCTCATTGGAAGATCGGCATATCACTCGTTACAGCTGGAACATGGGGTTATTGGGCAGTCAGCAACTGCTTGCGCTGTCGCAGATTAAGCAGCTGTCGTTAATCATTTCCTATATCGTCGATCAAAAAAGCCCATTTACCGCGCAGCATTCGGTAAAGGTGGCGGAACTGGCGAAATTTCTTGCGCGTCAGTACGGTTTATCTGCGGCGCAGTGTGAAAAAATTGAGATTGCAGCGCTGTTACATGATGTCGGCAAACTGCATATTCCTGATCATATTCTCGATAAACCCGGGCCATTGAACCGCATTGAGCGTTCAGTTATGAATCGCCACAGCTATGAAACCTACGAGATTTTGCGCCAGATTGACGGGTTACAGGAAATTGCCCGCTGGGCAGCTTATCACCATGAAAGCGTTAATAGCGCCGGCTATCCATTTCACCCCAGTGAGCAAGATTTCAGTATTGAAGCGCGCATTATTGCGGTGGCTGATGTGTTTCAAGCGCTGGTGCAAGACCGGCCTTATCGCATTGGGATGGCGCCTGATGAGGTACTCAACATCATTACAGCATATGTCGAGCAAGGTAAACTCGATAGCGGCTTAGTCGCACTGGTACAGCAGCAACTTGATGAATGTTATCAAATCGCCAAAGGCTCGCTCGCCAGCCATAATCTCGCTTATTTAGCGCAGCTTATTCCTGAAACGTCATGCGCCTAA
- a CDS encoding MacB family efflux pump subunit: protein MSKPLLEVSGVYRSFPAGEQQLTVLHDINLTIERGEMVAIVGQSGSGKSTLMNILGCLDKPSEGTYFINGQDTSKMEADELAELRREYFGFIFQRYHLLGDLTAVGNAEVPAIYAGKAREQRHVRAEQLLTRLGLGDRLDHKPSQLSGGQQQRVSVARALMNGGDVILADEPTGALDSHSGEEMMRLLQELHQDGHTIIIVTHDMQVAQYSDRIIEIKDGVIFADRRNKPSPQPKTIPNHSAKPRNLLAHWDNFSEALKMALLAMTSHRLRTFLTMLGIIIGIASVVSVVALGEGSQRQILQNISSMGTNTIDVRPGSGFGDRRSGRIRTLTASDAEALKNLPFVDSVTPSINTSVTIRYGNQAKSASVSGVGPDFFRVRGYELAAGQYWDEQSVDSLAQEAVIDDNTKRELFPDSNPIGAVIFLGSLPVRIIGVTEKKQSAFGNNDALTVWVPFTTVGGRMMGQHYLGSISVRIDQDAPSAAAEQGIISLLKMRHGTEDFFTINTDTIRQNIEKTTATMTLLISAIAVISLVVGGIGVMNIMLVSVTERTREIGVRMAVGARQGDILRQFLIEAILVCLCGGILGISLSFLIGFGFSSASSNFQMIYSTNSIIAAFACSTLIGVLFGFLPARNAARLDPVDALARE, encoded by the coding sequence ATGAGCAAACCCTTACTCGAAGTCAGTGGTGTGTATCGCTCATTTCCTGCGGGCGAGCAGCAACTGACGGTACTGCACGATATCAATCTCACCATTGAGCGTGGTGAGATGGTGGCAATTGTTGGTCAATCTGGTTCCGGCAAATCCACCTTGATGAATATTTTAGGCTGCCTCGATAAGCCGTCTGAGGGCACCTATTTTATCAACGGCCAAGATACCTCGAAGATGGAAGCCGATGAGCTGGCTGAACTACGTCGCGAATACTTTGGCTTTATCTTTCAACGCTATCATCTGCTCGGTGATTTAACCGCCGTTGGCAATGCCGAAGTACCGGCAATTTATGCAGGCAAAGCCCGCGAGCAACGTCATGTGCGCGCTGAGCAACTGTTAACACGCTTAGGTTTAGGTGACCGGCTTGACCACAAACCTAGCCAGTTAAGTGGTGGGCAACAACAGCGGGTGAGTGTGGCGCGGGCGCTGATGAATGGCGGCGATGTGATTCTGGCCGACGAACCGACCGGCGCACTCGACAGCCACAGCGGTGAAGAGATGATGCGCTTGCTACAAGAGCTTCATCAAGATGGTCACACCATCATTATCGTGACCCACGATATGCAAGTCGCGCAATACTCCGACCGCATTATCGAAATCAAAGATGGGGTGATTTTTGCCGATCGGCGCAATAAGCCATCGCCTCAACCCAAGACCATTCCAAACCACAGCGCCAAACCTCGTAATCTATTGGCGCATTGGGATAACTTTTCAGAAGCGCTGAAGATGGCGTTGCTGGCGATGACCTCGCACCGTTTGCGTACCTTTCTCACCATGCTCGGCATCATTATTGGTATCGCCTCGGTGGTCTCAGTCGTGGCGCTCGGTGAAGGCTCACAACGGCAAATTTTGCAAAACATCAGCTCAATGGGCACCAACACCATTGATGTTCGCCCCGGCAGTGGCTTTGGTGATCGACGTTCAGGCCGTATTCGCACCTTAACCGCCAGTGACGCTGAAGCACTGAAAAACTTGCCATTTGTGGACAGCGTTACGCCATCTATTAATACCAGCGTCACCATTCGCTATGGCAACCAAGCAAAAAGCGCCTCGGTCAGTGGTGTCGGCCCAGACTTTTTCCGCGTACGCGGTTATGAGTTGGCCGCTGGTCAATATTGGGATGAACAAAGCGTAGATTCACTGGCGCAAGAAGCGGTGATCGACGACAACACCAAACGCGAGCTGTTTCCCGACAGCAACCCGATTGGTGCGGTGATTTTCCTCGGCAGTTTGCCGGTGCGGATTATTGGGGTCACCGAGAAGAAGCAAAGCGCCTTTGGAAATAACGACGCGCTCACCGTTTGGGTGCCGTTTACCACCGTTGGCGGTCGCATGATGGGGCAGCATTATCTTGGCAGCATCTCTGTACGGATTGACCAAGACGCGCCGAGCGCCGCCGCTGAGCAAGGGATTATCAGCTTGCTGAAGATGCGTCATGGCACCGAAGACTTCTTCACCATCAACACCGATACCATTCGGCAAAATATTGAGAAAACCACCGCGACGATGACGCTGTTGATTTCCGCTATTGCGGTGATCTCGTTGGTGGTGGGCGGTATCGGCGTGATGAACATCATGTTGGTGTCGGTCACCGAACGCACACGCGAAATCGGGGTACGGATGGCAGTGGGCGCTCGCCAAGGCGATATCTTGCGGCAGTTCTTAATCGAGGCAATCTTGGTGTGTCTCTGCGGCGGGATTTTAGGGATCAGTCTGTCATTTTTGATTGGCTTTGGTTTCTCATCTGCCAGCAGTAATTTCCAGATGATCTACTCCACCAATTCCATTATTGCCGCGTTTGCCTGCTCAACTTTAATTGGGGTGCTATTTGGCTTCTTGCCTGCGCGCAATGCCGCTCGCCTTGACCCTGTTGATGCTTTGGCCAGAGAGTAA
- the exaC gene encoding acetaldehyde dehydrogenase ExaC yields MIYANPGELGSVVTFKSQYQNYIGGRWVEPVSGRYFDNISPVNGEVFCQVPLSNEADIELALDAAHAAADAWGSTSVAERSNILLRIADRIEQNLEMLAVAETWDNGKAVRETLAADIPLMVDHFRYFAGCIRAQEGTAAEIDSTTVAYHFHEPLGVVGQIIPWNFPLLMAAWKLAPALAAGNCVVMKPAEQTPASILVLMEVIGDLLPDGVVNIVNGIGEEAGQALATSKRIAKLAFTGSTPVGQHILRCAADLLIPSTVELGGKSPNIYFEDVMQFEDDYLSKCVEGTVLAFFNQGEVCTCPSRALIQESIYPEFIKQVVARAERIIRGNPLDTDTQVGAQASMEQFERIMNYLEIGRNEGVNFLTGGGVAQMPNAALNKGFYIQPTLMFGHNKMRVFQEEIFGPVVGVTTFKDEAEALAIANDTEFGLGAGVWTRDMNRAYRMGRGIKAGRVWTNCYHAYPAHAAFGGYKKSGIGRETHKVALEHYQQTKNLLVSYGTSPLGFF; encoded by the coding sequence ATGATTTATGCCAATCCTGGGGAATTGGGATCCGTTGTAACCTTTAAGTCTCAATACCAAAACTACATTGGTGGCCGCTGGGTAGAACCTGTTTCTGGCCGTTATTTCGATAATATCTCACCTGTTAACGGTGAAGTTTTCTGTCAAGTTCCGCTCTCAAATGAAGCCGATATCGAGTTGGCGTTAGATGCGGCGCACGCAGCTGCAGATGCTTGGGGAAGCACCTCGGTGGCTGAGCGCAGCAACATTTTGCTGCGCATTGCAGATCGCATCGAGCAAAACTTAGAAATGTTGGCGGTTGCAGAAACTTGGGATAACGGTAAAGCCGTGCGTGAAACGCTGGCGGCCGATATCCCATTGATGGTGGATCATTTCCGCTACTTTGCCGGCTGTATTCGTGCTCAAGAAGGCACCGCCGCTGAAATCGATAGCACTACGGTGGCCTATCATTTCCATGAACCGCTGGGGGTTGTTGGGCAGATCATTCCGTGGAACTTCCCACTGTTGATGGCTGCATGGAAACTGGCGCCGGCGTTAGCGGCTGGTAACTGTGTGGTGATGAAGCCAGCGGAGCAAACACCAGCATCGATTCTGGTGTTGATGGAAGTGATTGGCGATCTACTGCCAGATGGTGTGGTGAACATTGTTAACGGTATCGGCGAAGAAGCAGGTCAAGCGCTGGCCACCAGCAAACGCATCGCTAAATTGGCCTTTACTGGCTCAACGCCGGTTGGACAACATATTTTGCGCTGTGCGGCAGACTTGTTGATCCCAAGTACCGTTGAGCTCGGCGGTAAGTCACCGAACATCTACTTTGAAGATGTAATGCAGTTTGAAGATGACTACCTGAGCAAATGTGTTGAAGGCACTGTGCTGGCATTCTTCAACCAAGGTGAAGTTTGTACTTGCCCATCGCGTGCACTTATTCAAGAGAGCATCTATCCTGAATTTATTAAGCAGGTAGTTGCGCGCGCTGAGCGCATCATTCGCGGTAATCCGCTCGATACGGATACCCAAGTGGGTGCGCAAGCCTCTATGGAACAGTTTGAGCGCATTATGAATTATCTGGAAATTGGCCGTAATGAAGGGGTGAATTTCCTGACCGGTGGTGGCGTGGCGCAAATGCCGAATGCGGCATTGAACAAAGGCTTCTACATTCAGCCTACCTTGATGTTTGGCCACAATAAGATGCGCGTATTCCAAGAGGAAATCTTTGGCCCAGTGGTTGGTGTAACCACTTTTAAAGATGAAGCAGAAGCGTTAGCAATCGCCAACGATACTGAATTTGGTTTAGGGGCAGGGGTTTGGACTCGTGATATGAACCGTGCTTATCGCATGGGGCGCGGGATCAAAGCCGGACGTGTATGGACCAACTGCTATCACGCATATCCAGCACATGCTGCCTTTGGTGGTTATAAGAAGTCGGGTATCGGTCGCGAGACTCACAAAGTGGCACTGGAACACTATCAGCAAACCAAGAACTTGCTGGTCAGTTACGGTACTAGCCCTCTCGGCTTCTTCTAG
- a CDS encoding helix-turn-helix domain-containing protein: protein MSIAESLLQPLHKAHREVRQLVENRTLYESHGLDLAIYDTYEEAERVQLDADQVLYCAMLSGKKVLHGEYGYDAAFLPNESFVMSPGDKVFIDFPEASAAMPTTCLTLSFSPARIIEARDKLARQHADIQLNSWCNISDHHLHITHSSATQHLLLRIAEAFMMGDHDRDLVLNFGADELLSRMARQYGHQALMQLAEQDPEQNALTAVLSYIDNKLHHAIEVEDLCKVACMSRSKLYQQFAALAGCSPMEYIQQQRLHRAKQLLEQGQSVTQAFLSAGFVNAAHFSRRFQQHFGVTPKQYAINAAHKHI from the coding sequence ATGTCTATTGCAGAGTCACTGTTGCAACCGCTACACAAGGCCCACCGCGAAGTGCGACAACTGGTGGAAAACCGGACCTTGTATGAATCTCATGGGTTAGACTTAGCGATCTATGACACCTATGAAGAAGCCGAACGGGTACAGCTCGATGCGGATCAAGTGCTTTATTGCGCCATGCTCAGCGGTAAAAAAGTGCTGCATGGTGAATACGGCTACGACGCCGCTTTTTTGCCTAATGAATCCTTTGTGATGTCACCGGGTGATAAAGTATTTATCGACTTTCCAGAAGCGTCTGCAGCCATGCCTACTACCTGTCTGACACTGTCATTTAGTCCGGCACGAATCATCGAAGCGCGCGATAAATTGGCGCGACAACATGCAGATATTCAGCTCAACAGCTGGTGCAATATTTCCGACCATCACCTGCATATCACTCATTCTTCCGCTACTCAGCATCTGCTGCTGCGCATCGCCGAGGCCTTTATGATGGGCGATCATGACCGCGATTTGGTGCTAAATTTCGGTGCGGATGAACTGCTATCGCGCATGGCCAGACAGTACGGTCACCAAGCTTTGATGCAACTGGCTGAACAAGATCCTGAACAAAATGCGCTAACGGCGGTGCTGAGTTATATCGATAACAAACTGCATCACGCCATTGAGGTGGAAGATTTGTGTAAAGTGGCCTGTATGAGCCGCAGCAAACTTTACCAACAATTTGCCGCGTTAGCGGGCTGCAGCCCGATGGAATACATTCAGCAACAACGACTTCATCGCGCGAAACAGCTGTTAGAACAAGGGCAAAGCGTCACCCAAGCATTTTTAAGCGCTGGCTTTGTCAACGCCGCGCATTTCTCTCGCCGTTTTCAGCAACACTTTGGTGTGACGCCAAAACAATACGCCATCAACGCGGCACATAAACACATCTGA
- a CDS encoding GGDEF domain-containing protein: protein MAYNRIDPALADDMDQYRRSLLRIMLAVMAAIALGLSLSNYSSGKELSFILAETAIGIYCLVFLMRLKQVKCIRCWMLPLIITVFSIVVVAIHQRALAADGFYWLMLMPPMSLLFTGLTFGGVLSGVFGLLGLAVLGNSMRLADQSLDVPLIVNGAMCYVIIWSTCHVCEYRRIMALKKLRNIAARDPLTGIYNRLQLEDAFSQLQLQHDQHGESFAMLLLDIDYFKRLNDQYGHIAGDQVLRQLALMLRQACLTQDWCFRMGGEEFCVLLPQCDASSAITHAENLRQKIANHAVPYLNHSLHFTVSIGIAVWPDDGNDFDAFYRQADERLYLAKHQGRNCTVGTGDTQIQETAS from the coding sequence ATGGCTTACAACCGAATAGATCCTGCATTGGCAGATGACATGGATCAGTATCGTCGCTCACTGCTGCGGATCATGCTGGCAGTGATGGCTGCTATCGCGCTGGGGCTGAGCTTAAGCAACTACTCCTCCGGCAAGGAACTCAGTTTTATTCTGGCGGAAACGGCTATCGGCATATACTGCTTAGTCTTCTTAATGCGGCTAAAACAGGTGAAATGTATTCGCTGTTGGATGCTGCCGCTGATCATCACAGTATTTAGCATTGTTGTGGTCGCTATTCATCAGCGCGCCTTAGCCGCTGACGGCTTTTATTGGCTGATGTTAATGCCGCCGATGAGCTTACTATTTACCGGCTTAACCTTTGGCGGTGTGCTTTCTGGCGTATTTGGCCTACTAGGGTTGGCAGTGCTAGGCAATAGTATGCGCCTCGCCGATCAATCTCTGGATGTGCCGCTCATCGTCAACGGCGCCATGTGTTATGTCATCATCTGGTCGACCTGCCATGTGTGCGAATATCGCCGCATTATGGCGCTAAAGAAACTGCGTAATATCGCCGCGCGCGACCCACTGACGGGTATTTATAACCGCTTACAGTTAGAAGATGCGTTTTCACAATTGCAGCTCCAACATGACCAGCATGGCGAATCATTCGCCATGCTGCTGTTAGATATCGATTACTTTAAGCGCTTAAATGACCAGTATGGCCACATTGCGGGTGACCAAGTGCTGCGCCAATTAGCCTTGATGCTCAGGCAAGCCTGCTTGACCCAGGATTGGTGTTTTCGTATGGGTGGTGAAGAGTTTTGTGTGTTACTGCCACAGTGCGATGCGAGCTCTGCAATCACGCACGCCGAAAATCTTCGGCAGAAAATCGCAAATCATGCAGTACCCTATCTGAATCACTCACTGCACTTTACAGTCAGTATAGGTATTGCCGTGTGGCCTGATGATGGCAACGACTTTGATGCTTTCTATCGACAAGCGGATGAACGCTTGTACCTCGCCAAACACCAGGGGCGCAACTGTACTGTGGGCACGGGCGACACCCAAATTCAAGAAACCGCCAGTTGA
- a CDS encoding VOC family protein, giving the protein MDIDHLFILCSPGAPEADVLDAFGLKECAPRDHQGQGTANRRFFFGNIYLELLYVVDEMQLQADINLVTRLPQRFDPHNSLICPFGVCYSSLPNSNIALVDYRPKYLPDGYQLMLAADNPLTEPMWFFLFNKNGEAVNAADTYQTQQLLDAHGLNQLTSVIISMVEGCVRSTAAKAMEQQSCISLVTGLTPLMELIFDDGLQGRSQDFRPALPLVINW; this is encoded by the coding sequence ATGGATATCGATCATCTTTTTATTTTATGTAGCCCCGGAGCTCCAGAAGCAGACGTACTGGACGCCTTTGGCCTAAAGGAGTGCGCTCCAAGAGATCATCAAGGACAGGGCACAGCGAATCGGCGCTTCTTTTTCGGCAATATCTATCTTGAACTCTTGTATGTGGTGGATGAGATGCAGTTGCAGGCTGATATCAATCTCGTCACTCGTCTACCGCAACGGTTTGATCCGCATAACAGCTTAATCTGCCCCTTTGGGGTCTGTTATTCCTCCTTGCCGAATAGCAATATCGCCTTGGTCGATTACCGCCCGAAATATCTCCCAGATGGCTATCAGCTGATGCTGGCGGCCGATAACCCACTGACAGAGCCTATGTGGTTTTTTCTGTTTAACAAGAACGGCGAAGCGGTTAACGCCGCTGACACTTATCAAACTCAGCAACTGTTAGATGCACATGGGCTTAATCAGCTCACTAGCGTGATTATCAGTATGGTGGAGGGCTGTGTTCGCTCCACTGCCGCCAAAGCCATGGAGCAACAGAGTTGCATCTCGCTAGTCACAGGATTAACACCGCTTATGGAACTGATATTTGATGACGGTTTGCAGGGGCGCAGCCAAGATTTTCGGCCAGCATTGCCATTAGTTATCAATTGGTAA
- a CDS encoding efflux RND transporter periplasmic adaptor subunit: protein MKKSLKRKLIFVAVLVVIALAITVYYVTRPKPAPTYATEAAHRGNIENTVLANGMLQAYKLVNVGAQVSGQIKTLAVELGQEVKKGDLIAQIDSLTRQNSLKNAEASLNSIKAQYRAKLAQIHQAQLEYARQKAMLADNASSKADYEAAEATLTVYNAELEQLKAQQAQAEIQLDNARVDLGYTTITAPLDGTVVYNAVEVGQTVNSNQTTPTIVEMAQLSKMTVKAQISEADVVNVKPGQEVYFTILGNPNKKYFATLRAIEPGPTSMDGNDKDMTSSDSDAIYYNGLFDVDNADRALRIGMTAQVSIVLAQAKDVLLVPAQVLQTAKAGGPNKAAAAGKPEAKAKMAKADGKGAKQYQVPVLVDGKVEYRDVQVGINNKVYAEIVSGLNDGDEVVIGMPSATSYSSRFGRSVRL from the coding sequence ATGAAAAAATCGTTGAAACGCAAGCTGATCTTCGTTGCTGTGCTAGTGGTAATTGCGCTGGCGATTACTGTTTATTACGTGACGCGTCCTAAACCAGCACCTACTTACGCTACTGAAGCAGCGCATCGGGGTAATATCGAAAACACCGTATTAGCCAACGGCATGCTGCAAGCCTATAAGTTGGTTAACGTGGGGGCACAGGTATCGGGTCAGATCAAAACCTTGGCTGTCGAATTAGGCCAAGAAGTGAAAAAAGGCGATTTGATCGCGCAAATCGATAGTTTAACCCGCCAGAACAGCCTGAAAAATGCCGAAGCCTCGTTGAACAGCATCAAAGCGCAGTATCGCGCTAAGTTGGCGCAGATCCACCAAGCACAATTGGAATACGCCCGTCAGAAAGCGATGCTGGCCGATAACGCCAGTTCTAAAGCAGATTATGAAGCCGCTGAAGCAACCTTAACCGTGTACAACGCGGAATTAGAACAGTTAAAAGCGCAACAGGCGCAAGCCGAAATCCAGTTAGACAACGCGCGCGTTGATTTAGGCTACACCACCATCACCGCCCCGTTGGACGGCACTGTGGTGTATAACGCGGTGGAAGTGGGTCAAACCGTCAACTCCAATCAAACCACGCCAACCATCGTGGAGATGGCACAGCTGAGCAAGATGACCGTGAAGGCGCAGATCTCTGAAGCCGACGTAGTTAACGTGAAACCCGGCCAAGAGGTGTATTTCACCATTTTGGGCAACCCCAATAAAAAATACTTTGCTACGCTGCGCGCTATCGAGCCGGGACCAACCTCAATGGATGGTAACGACAAAGACATGACCTCCAGCGATTCTGATGCCATCTACTATAACGGTCTGTTTGATGTAGATAACGCAGACCGAGCGCTGCGCATTGGCATGACCGCACAGGTTTCTATTGTGTTAGCCCAAGCCAAAGATGTACTGCTGGTGCCGGCACAAGTGCTGCAAACCGCCAAAGCAGGCGGTCCAAATAAAGCCGCGGCAGCTGGTAAGCCAGAGGCTAAGGCCAAAATGGCCAAAGCGGATGGCAAAGGCGCCAAACAATATCAAGTGCCGGTGTTAGTCGATGGCAAAGTTGAATATCGCGATGTGCAAGTGGGCATCAATAACAAGGTGTACGCCGAGATTGTGTCAGGGCTTAACGATGGCGATGAAGTGGTGATCGGTATGCCATCAGCCACCAGCTACTCTAGCCGCTTTGGCCGTTCAGTGAGACTGTAA